The uncultured Desulfobulbus sp. genome window below encodes:
- a CDS encoding IS66 family transposase, which translates to MGTVNKIRVREEVDLLKQEFEQLCSDGKVSSEIRVLFNSLLVVVELILSIFLEKTTRKGNKNSSIPSSQTEKDETATKHCTATGRGKQVNGRVGNTRVKESVTTAQVEVCDICGMVLDSVACQGHERRTKIDIVFEKVVEHIDAEIKQCPNCEATVKGRFPEDMPGKLQYGNGLKAFAIHLVISQMVALNRVQKQIAAMIGSVISEASLLKFVLRLYQSLEAWESRAIDRLLQAPSLHVDETSFRVEGKNHWIHVYSSGETTLKVLHRKRGKEAIEGLNIIPRYGGVIIHDCWASYLSYDHCGHGLCGSHLLRELTFVVDSNQYRWARNLKAVLQQTCRTVAQRPEKCLTEREYANLQKRYRNILTRGSKELPKIPPKPQGKRGRIAKSDAHNLWERLQKHEAAVLLFAKEPHVPFTNNRAERDLRMAKVKQKISGCFRRKQYAQAYCRISSYLQTMASQGINPLVAIQLALAGTLPDAEE; encoded by the coding sequence ATGGGAACAGTAAATAAAATAAGGGTTCGCGAAGAAGTCGATCTCCTCAAACAGGAATTTGAACAGCTTTGTTCCGACGGTAAAGTCTCCTCTGAGATACGGGTCCTGTTCAACAGTCTGTTGGTTGTCGTCGAGTTGATACTCTCTATCTTTCTTGAGAAGACAACGCGCAAGGGAAACAAAAACTCGAGCATTCCTTCTTCGCAAACCGAGAAAGACGAAACTGCGACCAAGCACTGCACCGCTACCGGCAGGGGGAAACAAGTCAATGGGCGGGTTGGTAATACACGCGTCAAAGAATCGGTCACCACTGCTCAGGTCGAGGTGTGTGATATCTGCGGAATGGTGCTGGATAGCGTTGCATGCCAGGGGCATGAACGTCGGACAAAAATCGACATCGTTTTTGAAAAAGTTGTCGAGCACATTGACGCAGAAATAAAGCAATGCCCCAATTGTGAAGCAACAGTCAAGGGGCGTTTTCCTGAGGATATGCCGGGCAAGCTGCAGTACGGCAATGGGCTTAAAGCGTTTGCCATTCATTTGGTTATCAGCCAGATGGTCGCTTTAAACCGGGTTCAAAAACAGATAGCAGCCATGATCGGTAGCGTAATCTCCGAGGCCAGCCTGCTCAAATTTGTTTTGCGCTTGTACCAATCACTCGAAGCATGGGAATCCAGAGCTATTGATAGGCTGCTGCAGGCTCCATCCCTGCATGTGGATGAAACCTCGTTTCGGGTTGAAGGGAAGAATCACTGGATTCACGTCTATTCTTCCGGCGAAACAACCCTGAAAGTACTGCATCGAAAGCGGGGCAAGGAGGCAATCGAAGGATTGAATATCATCCCTCGGTATGGCGGGGTGATCATCCATGATTGCTGGGCATCATATTTATCCTACGACCATTGCGGTCACGGACTTTGCGGCTCGCACCTTTTACGAGAGTTGACGTTTGTCGTTGACTCTAACCAATACCGGTGGGCCCGCAATCTAAAAGCGGTGCTCCAGCAAACGTGTCGTACGGTGGCTCAACGTCCGGAAAAATGTCTTACCGAACGGGAGTATGCCAACCTGCAGAAGCGCTACCGTAATATCCTTACGCGTGGCAGCAAGGAGTTGCCCAAGATCCCTCCGAAACCACAAGGGAAGCGCGGCAGGATAGCCAAATCCGATGCGCACAATCTTTGGGAGCGATTACAAAAGCATGAGGCGGCAGTCTTGCTTTTTGCCAAAGAACCACATGTACCGTTCACCAACAACAGAGCGGAAAGGGATCTTCGCATGGCTAAGGTAAAACAGAAAATATCCGGTTGTTTTCGACGTAAACAATATGCCCAGGCTTACTGTAGGATTTCAAGCTACCTGCAGACCATGGCAAGCCAGGGGATCAATCCTCTTGTCGCTATCCAGTTGGCACTGGCAGGAACTCTGCCTGATGCCGAAGAATAG
- a CDS encoding transporter substrate-binding domain-containing protein: MAFSQPTTELLNEEERAWLAEHPVIRLGVGVAFPPYQWVEREGDVFEFKGMVSEYVKILENRLGVSMQVMYGLNFNEALTLGQQKKIDLFPCLAQTPERSEFLMFTRPFISYPSVIITREDAPFIGNMQDLQGRKVSLVKNQYFHSLIKRNYQDLRLTIVETKNAADDLQAVSFGKSDACLMDLGVASYFTQKLRLANLKIAAPTEIERVELTMGVRDDWPIFQGIVQKTLDSISREELDAITQRWINLKYEPGLAYAVIIQWTAIIGAFILVVMGLFLYWNRNLKLEIRARKKIEDERNELITELNKSLQEVKTLQGFLPICSHCRKVREDSGYWQKIETYIQEHTDTRFTHGICPDCMRELYPHIAEGIIQKHEGRENKA, from the coding sequence TTGGCTTTTTCTCAACCCACTACGGAACTTCTGAATGAGGAAGAGCGGGCCTGGCTGGCCGAGCATCCAGTCATTCGCCTTGGAGTTGGAGTTGCCTTTCCTCCCTACCAATGGGTAGAGCGAGAGGGAGATGTCTTTGAGTTTAAAGGAATGGTTTCTGAGTATGTGAAGATTCTTGAAAACAGGTTGGGGGTGAGCATGCAGGTAATGTATGGCCTCAATTTCAATGAGGCACTCACCCTCGGTCAACAAAAAAAAATCGATCTCTTTCCCTGTTTGGCGCAAACTCCTGAACGCTCAGAATTTCTGATGTTTACCCGGCCTTTTATCTCCTATCCTTCCGTAATTATTACCCGAGAGGATGCCCCCTTTATTGGGAATATGCAGGATTTGCAGGGAAGAAAAGTTTCTTTGGTGAAGAATCAATATTTTCATTCTCTGATCAAGCGCAATTACCAAGACTTGCGGTTGACAATTGTCGAGACAAAGAATGCCGCAGACGATCTGCAAGCGGTCTCTTTTGGAAAATCAGATGCCTGTCTGATGGATTTAGGCGTGGCGAGTTATTTCACCCAGAAACTGCGGCTTGCCAATTTGAAGATCGCTGCACCAACAGAGATCGAACGGGTTGAGCTGACCATGGGCGTTCGTGATGATTGGCCAATTTTTCAGGGGATTGTCCAGAAAACACTGGATTCCATATCGCGAGAAGAGCTGGATGCCATTACCCAACGCTGGATCAATCTCAAATACGAGCCTGGGCTTGCTTATGCAGTCATTATACAATGGACGGCCATTATCGGTGCCTTTATCCTGGTTGTGATGGGGCTATTTTTGTACTGGAACAGGAATCTGAAGCTGGAGATCCGCGCACGCAAAAAGATAGAGGACGAACGAAACGAGCTTATTACTGAATTGAACAAGTCGCTTCAGGAGGTGAAAACGCTGCAGGGGTTTTTGCCCATCTGTTCGCACTGCAGAAAAGTGAGGGAGGATTCCGGATACTGGCAAAAAATTGAAACCTATATCCAGGAACATACCGATACCCGCTTTACCCATGGGATTTGCCCTGACTGTATGCGGGAGTTATATCCGCACATTGCAGAAGGAATCATCCAGAAGCATGAGGGGAGAGAGAATAAAGCGTAG
- a CDS encoding succinate dehydrogenase/fumarate reductase iron-sulfur subunit → MSSKSINIIVKIWRQNGPLDKGAFEEHALKDISTDSSFLEMIDVLNEWLTVKGLEPIAFDHDCREGICGMCGAVVNGTAHGPDKETTLCQLHMRRFKDGDTIVIEPFRSQGFPIVKDLIVDRGALDRIIAAGGFVSVNTGSPQDGNTILVPQHVAEQAMDAAACIGCGACAAACPNGTPMLFLSAKVSQLALLPQGQLEAKKRALCMVAQMDSEGFGACSNERECENVCPKGITIRNIARLNREYLKAAFTIDH, encoded by the coding sequence ATGTCATCGAAATCGATTAATATAATAGTGAAAATTTGGCGACAGAATGGTCCTCTCGACAAAGGCGCGTTTGAGGAGCATGCACTCAAAGATATCAGCACCGACAGTTCCTTCCTGGAAATGATCGACGTACTGAATGAGTGGTTAACTGTTAAAGGTCTGGAGCCGATTGCTTTTGACCATGACTGCCGCGAGGGTATCTGCGGTATGTGTGGTGCGGTTGTTAACGGTACCGCACACGGTCCGGATAAAGAGACCACCCTGTGCCAGCTGCATATGCGCCGGTTCAAAGATGGCGACACCATCGTTATCGAGCCGTTCCGCTCGCAGGGCTTCCCCATCGTCAAAGACCTGATCGTTGATCGTGGCGCCCTGGATCGCATCATTGCAGCCGGTGGCTTTGTCTCCGTCAACACCGGTTCTCCCCAGGATGGTAACACCATTCTCGTGCCCCAGCATGTGGCTGAGCAGGCCATGGACGCTGCCGCTTGTATTGGTTGTGGTGCTTGCGCCGCTGCCTGCCCCAACGGCACCCCCATGCTGTTCCTCTCCGCCAAAGTTTCCCAACTGGCACTTCTGCCACAGGGTCAACTGGAAGCGAAGAAACGTGCCCTGTGCATGGTTGCGCAGATGGACTCCGAGGGTTTTGGAGCTTGCTCCAACGAGCGCGAGTGTGAGAATGTCTGCCCCAAAGGCATTACCATCCGCAATATCGCTCGCCTCAACCGCGAGTACCTCAAAGCCGCTTTCACCATCGATCACTGA
- a CDS encoding fumarate reductase/succinate dehydrogenase flavoprotein subunit has product MQLDAKIPEGPIAEKWDKCRFSNKLVNPANKRKYEVIIVGTGLAGASAAATLGELGYNVKSFCIQDSPRRAHSIAAQGGINAAKNYQGDGDSIFRLFYDTVKGGDFRAREANVYRLAQVSNNIIDQCVAQGVPFAREYGGTMANRSFGGAQVSRTFYARGQTGQQLLLGAYSAMMRQVNTGKVQMYTRREMMDVVTVDGVAKGIVVRNLITGEIEKYSAHAVVLCTGGYGNVYFLSTNAMASNVTAAWRAYKKGAGFGNPCYVQIHPTCIPVHGDFQSKLTLMSESLRNDGRVWVPKKKGDKRHPNDIPEDERDYYLERKYPSFGNLVPRDVASRNAKLACDEGHGIGESGLGVYLDFAQAIKRDGLDVVLRKYGNLFHMYQKIADTDPTKEPMQIYPAIHYTMGGLWVDYHLMTTVPGLYACGEANFSDHGANRLGASALMQGLADGYFVLPYTIGNYLASVPPVPTTTDDPAFEEAANGVRENVAKLLKNTKEGKSGQTVDHYHKELGKIMWDYCGMGRNKEGLEYALKKIPEIRAEFWENVVVPGSGQELNQSLERAGRVADFLEFGELMVRDALHREESCGGHFREESQTEENEAKRDDANFSYVAVWEYKGPGTAPELHKEPLTFEYVTPSQRSYK; this is encoded by the coding sequence ATGCAGCTTGACGCAAAGATACCTGAAGGACCGATAGCAGAAAAATGGGACAAATGCCGTTTTTCCAATAAACTCGTCAACCCCGCAAACAAACGTAAATACGAAGTAATCATCGTTGGTACCGGTCTTGCCGGTGCGTCCGCAGCCGCTACTCTTGGTGAATTGGGATATAATGTTAAATCCTTCTGTATCCAGGACAGCCCGCGCCGCGCCCACTCCATCGCCGCTCAGGGTGGTATCAACGCCGCCAAAAACTATCAGGGTGACGGCGACTCCATTTTCCGCCTCTTCTACGACACCGTAAAAGGTGGCGACTTCCGTGCACGTGAGGCCAACGTTTATCGTCTGGCTCAGGTGTCCAACAACATTATTGATCAGTGTGTCGCCCAGGGCGTACCTTTTGCCCGTGAATACGGCGGAACCATGGCTAACCGCTCCTTTGGTGGTGCTCAGGTTTCCCGTACATTTTATGCGCGTGGTCAGACGGGACAGCAGCTCCTGCTCGGCGCCTACTCTGCCATGATGCGCCAGGTCAACACCGGCAAGGTACAGATGTACACCCGTCGCGAGATGATGGATGTCGTTACCGTTGATGGTGTCGCCAAAGGTATCGTCGTTCGTAACCTGATCACCGGTGAGATTGAGAAATATTCTGCACACGCAGTTGTTCTCTGTACTGGTGGTTATGGTAACGTCTACTTCCTCTCCACCAACGCCATGGCCTCCAACGTTACTGCCGCTTGGCGTGCATACAAGAAAGGCGCTGGTTTCGGTAACCCCTGTTACGTCCAGATCCATCCGACCTGTATTCCGGTTCACGGCGACTTTCAGTCCAAACTGACCCTGATGTCCGAGTCACTGCGTAACGATGGTCGTGTCTGGGTACCCAAGAAGAAAGGCGACAAACGTCATCCCAACGATATTCCTGAGGATGAGCGCGATTACTACCTCGAGCGTAAATACCCGTCATTTGGTAACCTCGTCCCCCGCGACGTTGCCTCCCGTAACGCCAAGCTGGCCTGCGACGAAGGACACGGTATCGGCGAGTCCGGACTCGGTGTCTACCTCGACTTTGCTCAGGCCATCAAACGCGATGGTCTGGACGTGGTCCTGCGGAAATACGGTAACCTCTTCCACATGTATCAGAAGATTGCCGATACCGATCCGACCAAAGAGCCGATGCAGATCTACCCAGCCATCCACTACACCATGGGCGGTCTCTGGGTTGACTATCACCTGATGACCACCGTACCTGGCTTGTATGCCTGTGGTGAGGCGAACTTCTCCGACCACGGCGCCAACCGCCTGGGTGCTTCCGCCCTGATGCAGGGTCTGGCTGACGGTTACTTCGTTCTGCCCTACACCATTGGTAACTACCTGGCCTCTGTACCGCCGGTACCCACCACCACCGATGATCCTGCCTTTGAAGAAGCAGCCAACGGCGTTCGCGAGAATGTTGCAAAACTGCTCAAGAATACCAAGGAAGGCAAATCCGGCCAGACGGTTGATCATTACCACAAAGAGCTTGGTAAGATCATGTGGGATTACTGCGGCATGGGCCGGAATAAGGAAGGTCTTGAATATGCCCTCAAGAAAATCCCCGAGATCCGTGCCGAGTTCTGGGAGAACGTTGTTGTGCCCGGCTCCGGCCAGGAACTCAACCAGTCTCTTGAGCGCGCCGGTCGTGTTGCCGACTTCCTTGAGTTCGGTGAGCTCATGGTACGCGACGCCCTTCATCGCGAAGAGTCCTGTGGTGGTCACTTCCGCGAAGAGAGCCAAACAGAGGAAAATGAAGCCAAACGTGACGATGCAAACTTCAGCTATGTAGCCGTTTGGGAGTACAAAGGACCAGGAACTGCTCCGGAATTGCATAAAGAGCCGCTGACCTTTGAGTATGTTACTCCTTCACAGCGTAGCTACAAGTAA
- a CDS encoding succinate dehydrogenase cytochrome b subunit, giving the protein MSWFIQTCRSSLGKKYIMAFTGFMLGSFLLVHTIGNSTIFWGRNAFNAYAHHLHSLGIFVPIFEIGLYTIFFLHVITGIILFLQNRKARGGKYEVETSAGGRTIGSKTMPYTGIAIFVFILIHLANFHFVEKTEVKTISDFVTEVLNNPFFTLIYGAAMCLLFLHISHGFWSLLQTFGISHPKYDYPLRVVTWALAGIMGAVFLLITILMVISRNQLL; this is encoded by the coding sequence ATGTCGTGGTTCATTCAAACTTGTCGTTCATCGTTGGGCAAAAAGTACATCATGGCTTTTACTGGGTTTATGTTGGGCTCGTTTCTTCTCGTGCACACCATAGGCAACAGTACAATTTTCTGGGGGAGAAACGCATTTAATGCCTATGCGCATCATTTGCACTCCTTAGGCATCTTTGTGCCGATTTTTGAAATTGGGTTGTATACCATTTTCTTTCTGCATGTCATTACAGGCATCATCCTGTTCCTGCAGAATCGTAAGGCCCGCGGCGGGAAGTACGAAGTTGAGACCTCGGCCGGAGGCCGGACCATCGGCTCCAAAACCATGCCTTACACCGGAATTGCCATTTTTGTATTCATTTTGATCCATCTGGCAAACTTCCACTTTGTTGAAAAAACTGAAGTAAAAACCATTTCCGACTTCGTCACCGAAGTACTGAACAACCCGTTCTTTACTCTGATTTACGGAGCGGCTATGTGCCTGTTGTTTCTGCACATCAGCCATGGTTTCTGGTCACTGCTTCAGACTTTCGGCATCAGCCACCCCAAATATGATTATCCGTTACGTGTGGTTACCTGGGCACTTGCGGGCATCATGGGCGCCGTCTTTTTGTTGATCACCATCTTGATGGTCATCTCCCGTAATCAATTGCTTTAA
- the trpB gene encoding tryptophan synthase subunit beta: protein MKKGYFGQWGGAFIPEVLHATFADLNKAYEAARADSSFWQEYVDLMENYSCRPTPLTFAENLTRHLGGAKIYIKREDLNHTGAHKANNVMGQGLLVKRMGKKRVIAETGAGQHGVATATMAARFGFDCTIYMGEEDVARQRPNVFWMEKLGATVIPVTDGSRTLKDAMNEAFRDWVASMDDTHYVIGTVCGPHPFPEMVAWFQSIIGIEAKKQIMAQHGRMPDRVYACVGGGSNAMGIFQGFLDESSVELIGVEAGGKGIATGQHASRMVDGCGATPGVAQGYKTRFLQSEEGQMLDTHSIAAGLDYVGVSPILADLGEKGRVRFESATDQEVLDALSLSMRTEGIIPAMESSHAFVQAFKEAPKMDKDQAIIINMSGRGDKDIFTIAHAFDDPSWKEFIVKRADEYRK from the coding sequence ATGAAGAAAGGATATTTTGGACAGTGGGGCGGTGCCTTCATTCCGGAGGTATTACACGCAACCTTTGCCGACTTGAACAAAGCCTATGAGGCAGCCCGTGCCGACAGTTCCTTTTGGCAGGAATACGTCGATCTCATGGAAAATTACTCCTGTCGTCCCACCCCGCTGACCTTCGCAGAAAACCTGACCCGCCACCTTGGAGGGGCCAAGATTTATATAAAGCGCGAAGACCTCAATCACACCGGGGCTCATAAGGCCAATAACGTCATGGGCCAGGGACTTCTGGTGAAGCGTATGGGCAAGAAACGGGTCATCGCCGAGACCGGAGCTGGTCAGCACGGTGTGGCCACCGCCACCATGGCGGCCCGATTCGGCTTTGACTGCACCATTTACATGGGCGAGGAGGATGTTGCCCGCCAACGGCCCAATGTCTTCTGGATGGAAAAACTCGGTGCCACCGTTATCCCGGTGACCGATGGTTCCCGTACGCTTAAAGATGCCATGAACGAGGCCTTCCGTGATTGGGTAGCCTCCATGGATGATACCCATTACGTCATTGGCACGGTCTGCGGTCCGCATCCCTTTCCGGAAATGGTAGCCTGGTTCCAATCGATCATCGGTATTGAGGCGAAAAAGCAGATCATGGCCCAGCATGGGCGAATGCCGGATCGGGTCTACGCCTGTGTGGGGGGCGGATCCAATGCCATGGGGATCTTTCAAGGCTTTCTTGACGAATCCAGTGTAGAGTTGATCGGCGTTGAAGCGGGCGGCAAAGGTATCGCCACTGGCCAGCATGCCTCACGTATGGTCGATGGCTGTGGGGCGACTCCCGGCGTTGCCCAGGGGTATAAAACCCGGTTCCTCCAGAGTGAGGAAGGGCAGATGCTTGACACCCATTCCATCGCTGCCGGGCTGGACTACGTTGGTGTCTCTCCCATTTTAGCTGATCTGGGCGAGAAGGGGCGGGTTCGTTTTGAATCGGCCACGGACCAGGAGGTGCTGGACGCGCTCAGCCTGAGCATGCGCACCGAAGGCATCATCCCTGCTATGGAATCTTCCCACGCCTTTGTTCAGGCCTTTAAAGAGGCGCCCAAGATGGATAAGGATCAGGCCATCATCATCAATATGTCCGGTCGTGGTGATAAGGATATCTTTACCATTGCCCACGCTTTTGACGATCCGAGCTGGAAGGAGTTCATTGTTAAGCGTGCAGATGAGTACAGAAAATAA
- the trpA gene encoding tryptophan synthase subunit alpha codes for MDLATELNTRLETKPILLMTHLVVGYPSLDANREVITQMAANGVDCIELQIPFSEPTADGPVILKANQQSLNNGTSVEDCFCLGQEMAAAFPSVRFLFMTYYNIVFKYGEEAFLQRTKDIGFCGTIVADLPPEEGETYLATSEKLGLAPIQFFTPTSTDERMHEVAALAKGFIYCVARRGVTGKQTTFDDSLGAYLSRCKEASTVPLAVGFGISNREDVAMLQGKADMAVIGTATIKLVDAEGPEAVGPFIAGLLGEV; via the coding sequence ATGGATTTGGCAACTGAACTCAATACCCGCTTAGAGACAAAACCCATATTGTTGATGACCCATCTCGTGGTCGGTTATCCTTCCCTGGATGCCAACCGTGAGGTGATCACTCAGATGGCGGCCAACGGCGTGGACTGCATTGAACTGCAGATTCCATTTTCTGAACCCACGGCCGATGGACCGGTTATCCTCAAGGCAAATCAACAGAGTCTCAATAACGGGACCAGTGTTGAAGACTGCTTTTGCTTGGGGCAGGAGATGGCGGCGGCGTTTCCTTCGGTCCGTTTTCTCTTCATGACCTACTACAACATCGTTTTTAAATACGGTGAAGAAGCCTTTTTGCAGCGGACCAAAGATATTGGTTTCTGCGGAACCATCGTCGCGGACCTGCCTCCGGAAGAGGGGGAGACCTATCTGGCAACCAGTGAAAAACTCGGACTTGCTCCCATTCAGTTTTTTACCCCCACCTCCACCGATGAGCGCATGCATGAGGTGGCCGCGCTGGCCAAGGGCTTTATCTACTGCGTAGCCCGTCGTGGTGTGACCGGCAAGCAGACCACCTTTGATGATTCCCTGGGCGCCTACCTGTCGCGTTGTAAAGAAGCCTCGACAGTGCCTCTGGCTGTGGGCTTTGGTATCAGCAACAGGGAGGATGTGGCCATGCTGCAAGGAAAAGCTGATATGGCCGTCATCGGTACAGCCACTATTAAATTGGTGGACGCCGAGGGGCCGGAGGCCGTTGGGCCGTTTATTGCCGGGTTGCTGGGGGAAGTATGA
- a CDS encoding M3 family oligoendopeptidase, translating into MTTEEKNTALETTDVLWALQDLYPDPGSEAFQNDMQNCLDKAQKISSDMTGRVHALSAAEICQVVEELEEIDTLLGRLGTYAFLNFITQTADAPSSALLQQIEELESQVGKQTLFFRLEWNTLDAEQAEALLQQPALKQYHHFLASMRRFAPHQLSAKEEELLQDLRPVGRSAWNLLFEKVLGQLRFGERQRSEEEVLSDLYNPERTVRVQAAEELTAGLRSQQHILTHIFNTLAAEKMIDDRLRSYPAWDSAMHLSNELSPETVDTLVDEVTARYDIVHRYYQIKKSLLGVETLYDYDRYAPVPGGQEADIPWSECKQIVLDAFAGFSPEMADIARDFFEKNWIHAPILSGKRGGAFAHPCVPEVHPYVMVNYTGNMRDVSTVAHELGHGVHQVLAARQGYYNGDTPLVLAETASVFAELLVFKAQVARITDVQAKRAFVCQKLESIFATVFRQVSMNRFEHGLHSARREQGELSAEQISTLWLETQRPMFGETVTLREDYSIWWTYISHFLATPGYVYSYAFGELLVLALYARYLEEGESFVGKYMQLLSAGGNGSPAELVQPFGIDLSDPEFWRGGLTIIESMLDEVEA; encoded by the coding sequence ATGACCACAGAAGAGAAAAATACAGCACTGGAAACCACAGACGTACTTTGGGCCCTTCAGGATCTCTACCCCGATCCTGGGAGTGAAGCATTTCAAAACGACATGCAAAACTGCCTGGATAAAGCCCAAAAAATATCCTCAGACATGACCGGGCGGGTGCATGCGCTGTCAGCTGCGGAAATCTGCCAGGTTGTCGAAGAACTGGAGGAGATTGATACGCTGCTTGGTCGCCTGGGGACCTATGCCTTCCTCAACTTCATCACCCAGACTGCGGATGCTCCGTCTTCGGCTCTGTTACAACAGATTGAAGAGCTGGAATCACAGGTCGGCAAGCAGACGCTGTTTTTTCGCTTAGAGTGGAACACCCTGGATGCGGAGCAGGCTGAAGCGTTGTTGCAACAACCAGCCCTTAAGCAGTACCACCATTTTCTGGCCTCCATGCGTCGCTTTGCCCCTCATCAGCTCAGTGCCAAAGAAGAAGAACTCCTCCAGGATCTCAGGCCGGTGGGACGCAGTGCCTGGAACCTGCTCTTTGAAAAGGTGCTGGGGCAGCTTCGATTTGGTGAGCGCCAGCGCAGTGAAGAAGAGGTCCTCAGCGATCTTTATAATCCTGAGCGCACAGTTCGTGTGCAGGCAGCAGAAGAACTGACCGCAGGGTTGCGCAGTCAGCAGCATATTCTCACCCATATCTTCAATACCCTGGCCGCTGAGAAGATGATCGATGATCGGTTGCGCAGCTACCCCGCCTGGGATAGCGCCATGCATCTTTCCAACGAGCTGTCACCTGAGACGGTCGATACCCTGGTGGATGAGGTCACCGCCCGTTACGATATCGTCCATCGTTACTATCAGATTAAAAAAAGTTTGCTCGGGGTGGAGACACTCTATGATTACGATCGGTATGCGCCGGTTCCCGGGGGGCAGGAGGCAGATATTCCCTGGTCGGAGTGCAAACAGATTGTGCTGGATGCCTTTGCCGGATTTTCTCCGGAGATGGCTGACATCGCTCGGGACTTTTTTGAAAAGAACTGGATTCATGCTCCGATTCTCAGTGGTAAACGAGGGGGCGCCTTTGCTCACCCTTGTGTTCCTGAGGTGCATCCCTATGTGATGGTCAATTATACCGGCAATATGCGGGATGTCTCCACTGTGGCCCATGAACTCGGTCACGGAGTACATCAGGTGCTGGCGGCCCGGCAGGGGTATTATAACGGGGATACGCCCCTGGTTTTAGCTGAAACGGCCTCGGTGTTTGCCGAACTCTTGGTCTTCAAGGCCCAGGTGGCGCGCATCACCGATGTGCAGGCGAAAAGAGCCTTTGTCTGCCAGAAACTGGAATCCATCTTTGCAACCGTCTTTCGTCAGGTTTCGATGAACCGTTTTGAACACGGCCTGCATAGCGCACGCCGTGAGCAGGGCGAGCTTTCCGCCGAGCAAATCTCCACCCTCTGGCTGGAAACCCAGCGCCCCATGTTTGGGGAGACCGTCACCCTGCGTGAGGATTACTCCATCTGGTGGACCTATATCTCCCATTTCCTGGCAACGCCGGGCTATGTTTATTCCTATGCTTTTGGGGAATTACTGGTGCTGGCCCTCTATGCCCGCTATCTGGAGGAAGGGGAGTCTTTTGTCGGCAAATACATGCAGCTGCTTTCCGCCGGGGGCAATGGATCGCCTGCTGAGCTGGTGCAACCCTTTGGAATTGATCTCAGTGATCCGGAATTTTGGCGTGGAGGTCTCACCATCATCGAATCCATGCTTGATGAGGTCGAGGCGTAA
- a CDS encoding DMT family transporter has product MSQPASSGDAPSRLLVHATMLFSTFLVSTSFTVGKAITPTLDPVILTLLRFILASLLFAPYVQHRYGLEFPGWRALVRYSLISGALVGFFWLMFLSLRITEPMNTGVIFTTVPGISGIFSWFLVRERLGIHRLLALALAMTGALYVIFEGNLDRLLGLQLNQGDLIFFAGCLLMALYMPMVKLFHRGEPMARMSLWIMITGTIWLLFFSLPRFTHIDWSAIPLMTWAGIGYLALFTTIITFFTSQWATLHLGPTRVMAYSYLYPPLLVVLEWVLHRRLPPASTLTGICIILPAMFIVQQSRRSKRAFD; this is encoded by the coding sequence ATGAGTCAACCTGCATCTTCTGGTGATGCGCCTTCTCGACTGCTGGTGCACGCCACCATGCTCTTTTCCACCTTTCTGGTCTCGACCTCATTTACGGTGGGCAAGGCAATTACCCCAACCCTGGATCCTGTAATCCTGACACTGCTGCGCTTTATCCTGGCCTCACTGCTCTTTGCCCCCTATGTCCAGCATCGCTATGGTCTTGAGTTCCCGGGCTGGCGGGCTTTGGTCCGCTATAGCCTGATCAGCGGTGCCCTGGTGGGTTTTTTCTGGCTCATGTTTCTTTCCTTGCGCATCACCGAGCCTATGAATACAGGTGTCATCTTCACCACGGTGCCTGGTATTTCTGGCATTTTCAGCTGGTTCCTTGTGCGAGAACGCTTAGGTATCCATCGCCTGCTTGCCCTGGCCCTGGCCATGACAGGGGCACTCTATGTTATCTTTGAAGGAAACCTGGATCGACTTCTAGGGCTACAGCTCAATCAAGGTGACCTCATCTTCTTTGCTGGCTGCCTGCTGATGGCCCTTTATATGCCCATGGTCAAACTCTTTCACCGCGGTGAGCCCATGGCCCGGATGAGCCTCTGGATCATGATCACCGGGACCATCTGGTTACTGTTTTTTTCCCTGCCTCGGTTTACCCATATCGACTGGTCAGCTATCCCCCTGATGACCTGGGCAGGCATTGGTTATCTTGCCCTCTTTACCACCATCATCACCTTTTTTACTTCCCAGTGGGCAACACTGCACCTGGGGCCAACTCGGGTCATGGCCTACTCCTACCTCTATCCGCCGTTGCTTGTTGTCCTGGAATGGGTACTGCATCGGCGTCTTCCGCCAGCTTCCACCCTGACGGGCATTTGCATCATCCTGCCGGCCATGTTCATTGTCCAGCAGAGCAGACGCAGCAAGAGGGCGTTTGATTGA